Genomic window (Egicoccus halophilus):
GCCGGCGCCGACCGGCGGCAGGTCGGGCGCCGGGTCGGGCAGGTGGTGCGGGATCGTCTCGACCCAGGGCAGGTCACGGAGATCGGCGGCGAACGCACCGGCACGGGTGAGGACGTCGCTGACGACGAGGTCGGTCCCCCAGTCCCGCAGCGACGCGGCCAGCGGCACCGCCATCCGGGCCCCGTGCACCCACAGCCGATGACCGAAGTCGACGTCGCCGGGCGTCGGCGCGAGCCGCGGCAGCGTCGCGAAACGGCAACCATGCCGGGCGGCGAGCCCGGCGTACGCGCCGCCGCCGACGAACACGACCTCGTGTCCGCGGCCCGCCAGTGCACCGGCCACGCCCAGCGCCGGCAGCGCATGCCCCGCGTCGGGTCCGGACACCACCGCGATCCTCGGGCTCATCCGATCGGCATCCCGACCCGGGGCAGCCGTCCGCCGCGGACGTCGTCCCAGGCCAGTGCCAGACGTCGAACCGCCTCGCGCAACTCGTCGGGCGGTCGGCTGAGCGTGAGGCGGATCCGGTCGAGGTCGCGTCCCGAGGTCGAGCAGGCCCGGGCGGGTGGGACGAGCACCCGGTGCGCGGCGGCCGCGGCGGCGACGACGTCCCCCGACACGCCGCCGAGATCGACCCACATGCTCATCCCGCCCGCCGGCGGGGTGAACCGCCAGTCGGGCAGCCCGGTGTGCAGGGCCTCGACGAGCACGTCGCGTCGTTCCCGCAGCCAGCCGCGACGCCGGACCAGCATGGGCTCGATGCGGCCGAGGATCTCCGCGGCCGCGAGCTGCGGCGACAACGACATCCCGAGGTCGAGCGCGGTCTTGATCCGCACCAGCTGGGGCAGCAGCGCCGGCTCCGCGCGGATCCAGCCCACCCGCACCCCGCCCCACACCAGCTTCGACAGCGATCCGACGCTGACGACCGAGTCGGCGAGCTCCGGCACGATCGCGGCCAGCGGCGCGGGCGGCGGTTCGTCGATCCACAGCTCGTGGAACGTCAGGTCGTCGATGAGCAGCACGCCGCCCTCGGCGGCGGCCTCGACCACCTGGCGACGCACGTGCGCCGGTAGCACCGTCCCGGTCGGATTGTGGTGCGACGGGATGAGAAAGGCCACGTCGGCGCGCCGTTCCCGCAGGGCCCGCAGCAGCGCGACCGGGTCGACGGCGGTCTCCGGCACGATGCTGGCGCGCAGGTGCCGGAGCGTGAGCAGCTCGGTCAGCCCCGGCCAGGACACCTCCTCGACGAGCACCGGATCACCGGGGACGAGCAACGCGGTCAACAGCACGTCGACGGCCTGCTGGGCCCCGGCGGTCACCAGCACCTGTTCGGGGTCGGTCGGCAGTCCCTGGCGCGTCGCGTGCTCGGCGATCGCCCGACGCAGCCACGGATGTCCCAACGGCCAGTACCCGCTGCTGTCGCGCGCCGCGGCCCGCAACTGCTCGGTGCTGGGCACGTACAGGTCGGCGACCACGGCCTCGTCGGCGTCCCACGCGGCGATGCGCAGATCGATGCCGTCGAGTGCCCCGCCGGCGACGGCGGCACTCAACCCGTCCGCCGCGAGCCGGTTGGCCGATCGCGTCCGGTCCTCGGCGCTGCCCACCACCGTGCCGCTGCCGTGGCGGGTGTGGACGACGCCCTGCTCCCGCAACCGCCCGTAGACGCGAGCGACCAGGCCTCGGCTGACCTGCAGGGCCTCGGCCAGCGGACGCTCCGCCGGAAGGCGCGTGCCGACGGCCAGCCGGCCGTCGTCGACCGCATCCTGCACCGCACGGGTCAGCCGGTCGGCGGGGCGACCCGTCCCCTGCTGCCAGTCGCCGAGCACGGAACGCAGCTCGTAGGCCTCCACCGGCCACTCCTCGTCGGAACCACGTAGGCCGCAGCACCCCCCGGACCACCGGGGACACGAGCAGTACAGCACGTTCCGCGAAGCGAGTCCACTAGGGAACATTGGATCCGATCAGCCACACATGGATCCACTTTGGCCCCGGTGGATCCAACGACTCGGACCGTTCCGTCCGAGACTGGCTCCATCGTGAAAGGAATGCGGATGCTGCTCTCCCCGCCCGCGGCCGAACCGACCCGCCCCTCGCCCGAACTGCCGACGTCCTGGCACACCGCCAGCCGGCTCGTCGACGAGGTCGTCGACCGTGCGCCGCTGGATGCGCTGACGTCCTTGGTCGACGCCCTGGAGTCGGCCGTGCACGCCCCACTCCCGAGCGGACTGCCCGACGGCCGCATCGCGCTGGTCCGCCGGTTCGCCCGGGCGCAGGCCGTCAGCCGTCGCGCTGCGGCCGGCCCGGTGCTCGACGACCCGCAGGTCCGCTCCGCGATGGCACGCCTCGTCGCGGTCGCCTGACCGAGACGACGGGACGACGCTCAGAACGCCTCCGCCGGGGCGCTCTCCGCCCCGGCGAGCAGCGCATCGCACCAGCCGCCCACCCGCGCGGCCAGCTGTGGGTCACGCACCCGCACCAGCACCTCGCTGGCCGTCGGGAACGGCGGCGCCGCCCACCGCGTCACCGTGACCCGGGTCACCGGAACCCGCAGCCGCGTCGCCCACTCATGACGGCTTGCGTCGGCCGCGACCGCCCGACCGACGCGGAGGACCACGCGGACACGACGGTCGTCGAGGTCCGCGGTCGTCCGCAGCCATCCCAGCGCCCGCACCACCACCTCGGCGCGCGGTCCGGCGAGCGTCAGGGCGTGCGCGTCCGCCTCCGAGACCGCGGTCAGCAGCCCCACACCCGCCGCGAACGCCGGGTCCCGCTGCAGGCGCACCGCCGCTCCCGCCGCAGCCAGTCGTCGGATCTCTCCCGCCGCGCCGTCGGCAACCGCCGCACCGTCGGCAGTCGCCCCGCCACGCGCGGACGCCCCGTCGGTCGGCTCGGGCAGGACGGCCGTGAGGGTCTCACCCACCCAGGCGCGCACCAGCAGGTCGTCGACGCTGAGTCGGGACGCGATCGTGCGCACGTCGAGCCCGGCCCGCCGCAGCGCGCGGGCACGGGCCGGCCGGGTGTCGTGCGGGTCCGCCTCGCCCCCGGGATCGCCGTCGGGGCCGTCCGGATCACCACCGACGATGCGCAGGGCCGGGAGGCTGGCCGGTGCGACCGTCCGGCGGGCACGGGCCGTCAGCGCGTACGGGATCGGCTGATCGGACTCGTCGTCGAAGGGCAGCTCCTGCTGCGCCGGGACGGCCGGCGCGACCGGGCGGTCGGCGGCGTCGCCGCGCGCCGGATCGGCAGTGACGACGTCGGGGTGCGGGGGTTCGCGGCGCGTGTCGGTGTCCATGGCCCGACAGTACGCCGGGGGTGCGACACGGCCGCCGGGGCGGCAGCGCCCCCCGCCGTCAGCCGCGCAGGTACCCCTCGAGCGCGTCGGCGAGCGCCGGGTGACGCAGCTTTGCCAGCGCCTTGGCCTCGATCTGCCGGATGCGTTCACGGGTGAGGCCGAGCTCCGCCCCGACCTGTTCGAGCGTCTGCGGCTGCGCGTCGTGCAGGCCGAAGCGCCGCTCGATGACGGTGCGCTCCCGGACCGAGAGCTCGTCGAGGACCGACGCGAGGTGCTGCTGGAGGAGCAGGTACGCCGCCGCCTCGACCGGCACGATCGCGTTGGCATCCTCGATGAGCTCGCCCATCGAGGCGTCGCCCTCCTCCCCCACGGGCGCGTCGAGCGAGGTCGGGTCCACCGCGAGGCGGCGGAACTCCTCGATCTTTTCCACCGGCAGCTCGACCGCCTTGGCGACCTCCTCGATGGTCGGCTCCCGGCCCAGCCGCTGCACGAGCTGACGCTCGACCCGTTTGATCTTGTTCATCGTCTCGACCAGGTGCACCGGGATGCGGATGGTGCGGGACTGGTCGGCGATGGAACGGCTGATCATCTGCCGGATCCACCAGGTGGCGTAGGTCGAGAACTTGTAGCCGCGGGTGTAGTCGAACTTGTCGACCGCCCGCATCAGTCCGAGATTGCCCTCCTGGATCAGGTCCGGGAACAGCAGGCCGCGGCCGAGGTAGCGCTTGGCGATCGAGACGACCAGCCGCAGGTTGGCCTCCGTGAGCGCCGCCTTGGCGTTGCGGCCCAGGCGCTCGACCCGGCGCAGGCGTGCCCGTTGCTCGGGCGAGAGCTCGCGCATCGAGTCGAGTTCCGCACCGGCAGCGGCGCCGGCGTCGACCCGCTTGGCGAGGTCGACCTCGGCTTCGGCGCTGAGCAGGTCGACCCGGCCGATCTCGTTGAGGTACAGCCGCACCGCATCGACGCTGACCGCTCCGTCGACCGGTGCCGCACGGGTCGGCCCGGCGCCGTCAGGGGTGCCGTCCTCGACGATCGCGATGCTCGCCCGCCGCAGGTGACGGGCCACCGGCAGCGCCATGGCCGCGTCGAGCCCGGCCGACTTCAGCGCGGCCGCGAGTTCGCTGGTGGTGACGAACCCACGCTCACCGCCCAGCTCGAGGAGTTCGGCGACCTCGCGGGTCCGCCCGACGGCTTCGCGCTCCACGAGGTCGACGACCTCGGCCCGGTCGGCGTGTTCCCGGCCATCGGCCACCCGGCCGTCGCCGTCGTGCGGCACCCGGTCGGTGGCGAGCATCGTGACCGTGCCTCCGTCGCCGGACGGCTCCCGCGACGTGGCCTCCCGGGGGTCGTCGGCAGCCGTCACCGCGGTCCCCTCCCGGTCCGGACTCACGTGCGGGCCGGTCGACCCGCGCCATGCACCGTCCGTGTCGCAAACGGTGCGCGCCGGGAGGCTAACGCTCGCGATGCCGCCGGGAGGGTGGCATCTCGGTGCCACCTCCCCGTCGCGCACACCCCGCACGAGGCGTCACTCCTCGCGACTGGTCAGCGCCCGCCGCCGCTGTTCGAGCTCACGCAACTCGGTCAGCACCGCCATGAGCTCGTCACGGTCCCGGCCGTGGTGCAACGTGTGCAGTCGATCCTGGAGCTGCCGCTCGGCGGCCTGGAGACGTTCGGCGAGCAGGGAGCGGACCCGCCACGCCGCCGCGTCGGCGTCCAGCGGCACCGGCTCGTCCTCGAGCGCGAGCTGACGCAGGCGGGCGCGGACCTCGTCGTCGGCCGCGTGCTCGAGCACGGCCGACAACTCGACCCCGGCCCCACCGGCCGCCGTCAGCGTGGCGAACACCTGGCGGGCGACCGGGTGCGAGAAGTCGTCCTCGACCAGCTCGAACCACTCGTCGGGCAACCACTGTGGCTGCTGCAGGGCCGTGCGAAGGACGTCACGCTCGCGGCGGACCCGGGCGCGATCGAGCGTCGACACCCCACCGGTCCCACCGGCCCCACCGGCCCCTCCGGTACCCCGGGACGGTCCGACCGGCGCCACGCCCTCGTGGGCGTCGAGCTCCACGCCCAGGCGCTGGGCACTGCGCACCACGAACTCGTAGGCGACCCCGATGCGGGCCGCCACCTCGGTACGGGCCCACTCGCGACGCAGGTCCAGGTCGGGTTCGAGGCCGACGATCCCGAGTGCCTCCCGCAGTGCCGCGGTGCGGCCCGCCTCGGAACCGAGGTCGGCGTCCGACAGCCGCTGACGCAGCACGAACGGCACGACCGGGGTCGCGTCGGCGACGGCCTCGCGCAGCCCCTCGGCGCCGACCTCGCGCACCAGGTCGGCCGGGTCGCGACCGCCGGGCAGGACCAGCACCCGCAGGTCGAGCTCGGTCCCACCACCCTCGCTGCCCTCGCCGCCCAGCGTCCGGGCCGCCTCCCAGGCGCGTTCGGCCGCCTTGACCCCGGCCGCGTCCCCGTCGAAGGCCAGCACCACCCGCTGGGCGTAGCGTGAGACCATCCGCAGGTGCTCGACGCCGACCGCCGTGCCGCAGGTCGCCACGGCGTTGGCGAAGCCGGCCTGGTGCAGTGCCATCACGTCGGTGTAGCCCTCGCAGACCAGGACCTCCTCCGCCCGAACGACCTCGGCACGCGCCTGCGGGACGCCGTAGAGGACCCGCGTCTTCTTGTAGAGCGGCGTCTCCGGGGAGTTGAGGTACTTCGGCGGATCGAAGTCGCCGTAGTCGAGCTCGGGCAGGATCCGACCACCGAACCCGATCACGTCACCGCCCGGATCGTGGACGGGGAAGATCAGGCGCCCCCGGAACCGGTCGCGCAGCCCACCCCGTTCGGTGCGCACGACCAGACCGGTGGCGATCAGGTCCTCGGGCCGCAGCCCCTGCCGCGTGAGCGCCTGCCCGAGCGCCTCCCAGCGCATCGGGGCGAAGCCGAGGTCGAAGCGTTCGGCGTCGTCGCGGCCGAAGCCCCGCTGCTTGAGGTAGGTGCGCGCGACCTCGCCCTCCTCGGAGAACAGCGTCGCACGGAAGAACTCGAGCGCGGCAGCGGTCACCTCGACCAGCCGCGACCGCTGCCCGATGGCCTGGCGGTCACGTGCGGAGAGCTCCTCGTAGCGCAGTGTGAAGCCCGAGCGGCGCGCCAGTGCCTCGACCGCCTCGGGGAACTCGAGCCCCTCGACGCGCATCAGGAAGTCGTACAGGTCCCCGGACGCGTCACAGCCGAAGCAGTGGAAGAAGTTGCCGTCGGGGGTGACCGTGAACGACGGCGTCCGCTCGGTGTGGAACGGGCACAGGCCCTTGTAACGGGTGCCGGCACGCTTGAGGGTCGTGTAGTCCCCGACGACCGCGACGATGTCGGCCTGCCGACGCAGCTCCTCGACGTCGTCCTTCAGGATGCGTCCCGCCACCGCCGGTCCTTTGGTGCTCGTGGCGCGACTCAGGCGACGAGGTTGGCGTCGTCCCAGTCCGGGTCGAGCTCGTGCAGGAACCCACCGATGCGCTCGACCTCGGGCTGCTCACCGATCTCGGCCGCCGCGGCGCGCAGGCGCACCAGGCACGACAGGAAGCTGCGGTTGGTCGACTCGGACCAGCGCACGAAGCCGCGTCCGCCCCACCCGGCCGCACGCAACGCGTCGAGGCCACGGTGGTAGCCGACGCGCGCGTAGGCGTAGCGTTCGATCGGCTCGCGTCCGAGCGCGGCCAGCTGTGCCCAGCCCTCCAGGAACGTCGGGTGGTCGGCGACCACCGCACTGACCGCCAGCAGACGCGTGTCGAGGTCGGCGGCCAGGGCGTTGGCCAGGGCCTGGCGGGCCTCCTCGGGGGCCTGCGGCAGCACGGTCTCGTGGCGGTCGGCCATGGGCAGTTCGGGCACGCGGCGTCCTCGGTCCGGGTCGGTCGTCGAAGCTATCCGACCCCCGCCCCGGCCGTCGGGACGCCGCGGGCGCCGGCGCGACCCTCGCGCCGCGCGCCGGCACGCGTTGCCTGCCGTGGTTCAGCGGTCCTCACCGGGGAGGCGGCCGGCCTCCTGGTCGGCGTCACGCACGCGTTCGTTGGCGTCGCTCAGCCCGTCCTGCACGTCCGCCTTGGTCTGCTGCGCCTTGCCCTTGAACTCCTGCTTGCGGTCGCCGGTCGCCTTGCCGGCCAGTTCGTTGCCCTTGCCCTTCAGTTTGTCGCCGATGCCCATGGGGGCTCCTTGTCGGTCTGGCCGGAGCTGTTCGCCGGCTCCCGGTGAGCTTCGGGTCACACCGGGGCATCGGCGTCGAGGGCCGTCCGGCCGTCGGGACGTGACCGGCACCGGGTCGTGGATCACCGACGTGGCCGTCGGGGCGTCACGAGTAGCCTCGCCCCCGTCGGTCGGGGCCCCGTCGACCACGCCCCGGCACCACCGTCCAGGAGCCGTCGTGACCGTCCGCTACGCCGTCGACCTCACCGACCGCCTGCACCACCTGGTGCGCGTCTCGCTCACCGTGCCCGCCGCGCACGCCGACGGCGCGCGGATCGTGCTGCCGGTGTGGACCCCGGGCAGCTACGTGGTCCGCGACTACGTCCACCACGTGCAGTGGATCCGCGCCCGCGACGCCGAGGGCACCGAGGTGGTCCTGGAACCCGACGGCCACACCGCCTGGCGGTTGCCGGCGGGCGCCCGGGGCGAGCACACGGTCGAGCTCGAGCTGTACGCCAACGAGCTCACCGTGCGCACCAACCACGTCGACGACCATCACGCCCTGCTGATCCCCGCCGCGACCTTCCCCTACGTCGAGGGGGCCGAGGACGAGCCGCACGAGGTGCACCTGCCACCGGCCCCGGCCGGCCACCGCGTGTGGTCGCTGCTGCCTGCGGGCGAACGACCCGACACCTACGTCGCCGAGCACCGCGACCACCTGGTCGACAGCGCCTTCGAGGTGGGCGACCTGCCCGCGGTCGAGTTCGAGGTGGCCGGCGTGACCCACGACTTCGTGTGGGCCGGCCACGGCGGCCATCCCGACCTCGCGGCGATCGCCCGGGACGCCGCAGCCATCGGCGAGGCCGCCGTCGCCCTGTTCGACGGCGAGCTCCCGGTCGCGCACTACCGCTACCTGTGCACCGGCTGGCACGAGGGGGGCGGCGGGCTCGAGCACCGCGAGGGGTCGGTGCTGCAGATGCCGATCCGCACCTTCCAGGAGCCCGACCTGCTGGCCCGCTTCCAGTCGCTGGTCGCCCACGAGTACCTGCACCTGTGGAACGTCAAGCGACTCGTGCCCACCGCGCTGGTGCGCCCCGACTACGAACGACCCACCCACACCGAGTCGCTGTGGGTCGCCGAGGGCTGGACCGCCTACTACGACGAACTGCTGCCCCTGCGGGCCGGCGTGTGGACCCTGACCCGGTTCCTCGACAACCTGCGTGACACCTGGCAGCGGGTGCTCGACACCCCCGGGGTCGCGCTGCAGTCGCTGCGACGCGCCGGCCACGAGGCGTGGGTCAAGCACTACGTCCGCGACGAGAACACGGTCAACGCCAACACCGACTACTACGGCCACGGGTCGCTGGTCGCCTGGTACCTCGACCTGCTGCTGCGCGAGCTGCGTCCCGACGGTGACGGGCTCGACGAGGTGTTCCGGCTGCTGTGGCAGCGGCATGCGAACACCGCCGAGGGCTACACCGAGGCCGACGTCGAGCGGGCGGTGTCCGACGTGGCCGGCACCGACCTCGGCGCCGTGTTCGACGCCCACGTGGCCGGCACCGCGCTACCACCGGTCGAGGAGGTGCTGCCGGCGGTCGGGCTGCGGGTGGTCGCCACCGGCGGTGACGAGGTGCCCGACCTCGGCGCGCAGGTGAGCGAGGACGACCACGCCGTGACCCTGGCCAGCGTGCTGCGCGGACGACCGGCCTGGCAGGCCGGACTCACCGGTGGCGACCAACTGGTGGCGGTGGACGGCACGCGGGTGCGCCGCGGGGAGCTGCCCGGTCAGCTGCGGGCGCGACGCGCCGGCGACGAGGTGGACATGACGGTCCTGCGGGGCCCGCGGTTGCTCACCCGCCGTGTCACGTTGGGCGCGCCGCGACCGGGGCGTCGACTGGTCCGCGACGAGCACGCCGCCGACGCCCAGCGCGACGCGTTCCGCCGGTGGACCGGGGTCGCCTGGGAGTCCGCGCCGACCGGGTGAGCACGGCGCCGCACCGGGGTCAGGTGACGAACTGCCAGACGGCGGCGGAGAGGGCCACCAGCACGACCAGTGCCCGCAGCGGTCGCGCCGGCAGGCGTCGTCCGTAGCGACTGCCGAGCAGCCCCCCCACGGTGGCGCCCAGCGCCACGAGCCCGGCGACGCGCCAGTCGACGTCCGCGACGGCGATGAACAGCACCGCGGACACCAGGTTGGCGATCCCCGCCAGCACGTTCTTGATGCCGTTGACCTGCGGCATGCCGCCGGCGACGAAGCTGCCGAGCACCGCCAACAGGATCACGCCCTGGGCGGCGCCGAAGTAGCCCCCGTAGATGCCGGTCAGGAACACGATCGTGTACAGCGCCGGGCCGAGCCGGATCTCGACCGGGCCCGGCGCCACCGGCGCGTCGTGCACCGGCACGTGGGCGCTCGGCAGGTCGCTGGCCGGGGCGTCGTCGACCTGCACGGCGTCGGGGTCGTCGGCCGCACGCTCGGCGAGTTCCCGCCGCTCGCGACGGGCGGTGACCCAGGTCGCCACCCGCGGCTGCGCGGCGGCCAGGACCGCGGAGAGCAGCAGCAGCGGAGGGATGACGACCTCGAACGCCTCGGAGGGCAGCACGAGCAACAGCGCCCCGCCGATCACGCCGCCGACCGCCGAGGCGACCGCCAGCCGCAGCACCAGCCGGGCGCGACCGGTGAGCGTGGCCCGGAAGCCGTAGGCGGCCGCGACACCGCCGGGCACGAGCCCGACCGTGTTCGACACGTTGGCCACGACCGGCGGGAAGCCGAGGGCGAGCAGCGTCGGGAAGGTGATCAACGTGCCGGCGCCCACGACGGCGTTCATCGCGCCCGCCCCGAGACCGGCGAGCAGGATCACGGCAGCGTCGAGGAGCGTCACGGGCAGACCTGTCGAGGCGTCGGGACGGGCGTCGCCGAGGGGCGCGGGCACGCGGGCGCGCGGGCGCGCGGCGCGTTGGTCGAACGGGGCGACGGCCGCGCAACCTACGGCACGCCGGGCCGTCCCTCGTCCAGGCGCACGTCGACCCGGCCGTCGGCGACCTCCCACGTCGTCGTGGTCGCCGCGGCGGCCAACGCCTCGTCGTGGGTGACCAGCACGAGGGCGCCGTCCCAGGCCGCGAGCGCCGCCTCGAGCCGTTCGATCGAGGGCAGATCCAGGTGGTTGGTGGGCTCGTCGAGCACCAGCACGCTGGCCGTCGCGGACAGCAACCCTGCCAACGCGAGCTTGCGGGCCTCCCCCGGCGACGGCGCGTCGGTGACCAGCACCCGGTCGGGATCGACCCCGAGCGTGGCCAACGTCCCGAGCACCCGGCCACGGACCTCCGGGTCGAGCCGACGGACGTCCTCGAGCACCCGCGACGGGTCGGACAGCTCCTGTGGGAGGATCCCGACCTGCTCGGCGGCGTCGGACAGCCGCGCCAGCAGCACGGCGAGCAGCGTCGACTTACCGGCGCCGTTCGCCCCGGCCACGCGGACGCGCTGACC
Coding sequences:
- a CDS encoding PLP-dependent aminotransferase family protein; protein product: MEAYELRSVLGDWQQGTGRPADRLTRAVQDAVDDGRLAVGTRLPAERPLAEALQVSRGLVARVYGRLREQGVVHTRHGSGTVVGSAEDRTRSANRLAADGLSAAVAGGALDGIDLRIAAWDADEAVVADLYVPSTEQLRAAARDSSGYWPLGHPWLRRAIAEHATRQGLPTDPEQVLVTAGAQQAVDVLLTALLVPGDPVLVEEVSWPGLTELLTLRHLRASIVPETAVDPVALLRALRERRADVAFLIPSHHNPTGTVLPAHVRRQVVEAAAEGGVLLIDDLTFHELWIDEPPPAPLAAIVPELADSVVSVGSLSKLVWGGVRVGWIRAEPALLPQLVRIKTALDLGMSLSPQLAAAEILGRIEPMLVRRRGWLRERRDVLVEALHTGLPDWRFTPPAGGMSMWVDLGGVSGDVVAAAAAAHRVLVPPARACSTSGRDLDRIRLTLSRPPDELREAVRRLALAWDDVRGGRLPRVGMPIG
- a CDS encoding sigma-70 family RNA polymerase sigma factor; translation: MLATDRVPHDGDGRVADGREHADRAEVVDLVEREAVGRTREVAELLELGGERGFVTTSELAAALKSAGLDAAMALPVARHLRRASIAIVEDGTPDGAGPTRAAPVDGAVSVDAVRLYLNEIGRVDLLSAEAEVDLAKRVDAGAAAGAELDSMRELSPEQRARLRRVERLGRNAKAALTEANLRLVVSIAKRYLGRGLLFPDLIQEGNLGLMRAVDKFDYTRGYKFSTYATWWIRQMISRSIADQSRTIRIPVHLVETMNKIKRVERQLVQRLGREPTIEEVAKAVELPVEKIEEFRRLAVDPTSLDAPVGEEGDASMGELIEDANAIVPVEAAAYLLLQQHLASVLDELSVRERTVIERRFGLHDAQPQTLEQVGAELGLTRERIRQIEAKALAKLRHPALADALEGYLRG
- the dnaG gene encoding DNA primase, yielding MAGRILKDDVEELRRQADIVAVVGDYTTLKRAGTRYKGLCPFHTERTPSFTVTPDGNFFHCFGCDASGDLYDFLMRVEGLEFPEAVEALARRSGFTLRYEELSARDRQAIGQRSRLVEVTAAALEFFRATLFSEEGEVARTYLKQRGFGRDDAERFDLGFAPMRWEALGQALTRQGLRPEDLIATGLVVRTERGGLRDRFRGRLIFPVHDPGGDVIGFGGRILPELDYGDFDPPKYLNSPETPLYKKTRVLYGVPQARAEVVRAEEVLVCEGYTDVMALHQAGFANAVATCGTAVGVEHLRMVSRYAQRVVLAFDGDAAGVKAAERAWEAARTLGGEGSEGGGTELDLRVLVLPGGRDPADLVREVGAEGLREAVADATPVVPFVLRQRLSDADLGSEAGRTAALREALGIVGLEPDLDLRREWARTEVAARIGVAYEFVVRSAQRLGVELDAHEGVAPVGPSRGTGGAGGAGGTGGVSTLDRARVRRERDVLRTALQQPQWLPDEWFELVEDDFSHPVARQVFATLTAAGGAGVELSAVLEHAADDEVRARLRQLALEDEPVPLDADAAAWRVRSLLAERLQAAERQLQDRLHTLHHGRDRDELMAVLTELRELEQRRRALTSREE
- a CDS encoding DUF3151 family protein, with product MPELPMADRHETVLPQAPEEARQALANALAADLDTRLLAVSAVVADHPTFLEGWAQLAALGREPIERYAYARVGYHRGLDALRAAGWGGRGFVRWSESTNRSFLSCLVRLRAAAAEIGEQPEVERIGGFLHELDPDWDDANLVA
- a CDS encoding CsbD family protein, which encodes MGIGDKLKGKGNELAGKATGDRKQEFKGKAQQTKADVQDGLSDANERVRDADQEAGRLPGEDR
- a CDS encoding M61 family metallopeptidase — encoded protein: MTVRYAVDLTDRLHHLVRVSLTVPAAHADGARIVLPVWTPGSYVVRDYVHHVQWIRARDAEGTEVVLEPDGHTAWRLPAGARGEHTVELELYANELTVRTNHVDDHHALLIPAATFPYVEGAEDEPHEVHLPPAPAGHRVWSLLPAGERPDTYVAEHRDHLVDSAFEVGDLPAVEFEVAGVTHDFVWAGHGGHPDLAAIARDAAAIGEAAVALFDGELPVAHYRYLCTGWHEGGGGLEHREGSVLQMPIRTFQEPDLLARFQSLVAHEYLHLWNVKRLVPTALVRPDYERPTHTESLWVAEGWTAYYDELLPLRAGVWTLTRFLDNLRDTWQRVLDTPGVALQSLRRAGHEAWVKHYVRDENTVNANTDYYGHGSLVAWYLDLLLRELRPDGDGLDEVFRLLWQRHANTAEGYTEADVERAVSDVAGTDLGAVFDAHVAGTALPPVEEVLPAVGLRVVATGGDEVPDLGAQVSEDDHAVTLASVLRGRPAWQAGLTGGDQLVAVDGTRVRRGELPGQLRARRAGDEVDMTVLRGPRLLTRRVTLGAPRPGRRLVRDEHAADAQRDAFRRWTGVAWESAPTG
- a CDS encoding sulfite exporter TauE/SafE family protein, with protein sequence MTLLDAAVILLAGLGAGAMNAVVGAGTLITFPTLLALGFPPVVANVSNTVGLVPGGVAAAYGFRATLTGRARLVLRLAVASAVGGVIGGALLLVLPSEAFEVVIPPLLLLSAVLAAAQPRVATWVTARRERRELAERAADDPDAVQVDDAPASDLPSAHVPVHDAPVAPGPVEIRLGPALYTIVFLTGIYGGYFGAAQGVILLAVLGSFVAGGMPQVNGIKNVLAGIANLVSAVLFIAVADVDWRVAGLVALGATVGGLLGSRYGRRLPARPLRALVVLVALSAAVWQFVT
- a CDS encoding ATP-binding cassette domain-containing protein; the encoded protein is MQRELGGALGFRHVDSGRRVLVEVQGDVRHAGGEVLLQDVDVALQRGQRVRVAGANGAGKSTLLAVLLARLSDAAEQVGILPQELSDPSRVLEDVRRLDPEVRGRVLGTLATLGVDPDRVLVTDAPSPGEARKLALAGLLSATASVLVLDEPTNHLDLPSIERLEAALAAWDGALVLVTHDEALAAAATTTTWEVADGRVDVRLDEGRPGVP